In Nymphaea colorata isolate Beijing-Zhang1983 chromosome 5, ASM883128v2, whole genome shotgun sequence, one genomic interval encodes:
- the LOC116254192 gene encoding pumilio homolog 1-like has product MVTESPMKMISEMGMRPGILGENRGEGSFGDDLGKELEFLLKEQRRQQVSERERELNLFRSGSAPPTVEGSLAAVGGLFGEGGGPAPVGLGSDEEMRNDPAYLSYYFSHVNLNPRLPPPALSKEDWRFAQRFQAGAGGSSVLGGIGDRRKGSQAAASGGAQADGGSRSLFSLQPGFNSQAEEAMQQSAEWLEHGGDGLIGLSGLGLGRQKSFADILQEDLGRSSPAPGHISRPASRNAFGDGDEAKFVHFHHEITSLENLQPSTTMQGTGGAPHLGSSAFPSTLGASIPRSATPDPQHVSNSINASLSAVGGRLASSDKMTVGGPSSLSHVPPNVTDSDLANTLSGMSLSRNDLVDEDHLLQSQLHQEIEGHSDILFELQSSHSNGKHHPYLKSTESLNLSVASKPIKASYADLAKNNGAAGDLNNSSITSDGQVDMPKRSASSGNSYRKMPIADSIANTMGSPHYDTMDRSNDGFGGYGLGAYAVDPLLSSMMTSQLAGGNLPPLYDSTSSIFAPGMDSQALGGGISAGTTLNRIPSMQNPNRLGSHAAAGLQLPVVDPLYMQSLHRNSEYAAQVPANFNDRNFMGNSYVDLLQKAYIGALLAQKSQYNMPFLGKPGGLNNGFCGNPSYGVGMPYPGSMLANSVIPGSPGGPGSPLRQNERNLHFPSGMRSLGGGGVMGSWRPDSGGNMEESFASSLLEEFKSNKTRCFELSEIAGHVVEFSADQYGSRFIQQKLEAATIEEKNMVFQEIIPQALSLMTDVFGNYVIQKFFEHGTAAQRRELADQLTGHVLTLSLQMYGCRVIQKAIEVVDLDQQTKMVSELDGHVMRCVRDQNGNHVIQKCIECIPQDAIQFIISSFYDQVVTLSTHPYGCRVIQRVLEHCDDPKTQRIMMDEIMQSVCMLAQDQYGNYVVQHVLEHGKLHERSAIIKQLAGQIVQMSQQKFASNVVEKCLTFGGPEERQILVNEMLGSTDENEPLQAMMKDQFANYVVQKVLETCDDQQRELILSRIKVHLNALKKYTYGKHIVARVEKLVTAGERRIGVQASNSS; this is encoded by the exons ATGGTTACTGAGAGTCCTATGAAAATGATTTCTGAGATGGGAATGAGGCCGGGGATACTTGGAGAGAATCGCGGTGAGGGATCGTTCGGTGACGATTTGGGGAAGGAGTTGGAGTTTCTTCTGAAGGAGCAGCGGCGGCAGCAGGTGAGCGAGCGGGAGAGGGAGCTGAACCTTTTCCGGAGTGGAAGCGCGCCGCCGACCGTTGAGGGCTCGCTCGCGGCTGTCGGCGGGCTTTTTGGCGAGGGCGGTGGCCCCGCGCCTGTGGGGCTCGGCTCCGATGAGGAGATGAGGAACGATCCGGCGTACCTCTCCTATTACTTCTCGCACGTCAACCTGAACCCCAGACTGCCGCCTCCGGCACTGTCTAAGGAGGATTGGCGGTTTGCGCAGAGGTTCCAGGCCGGTGCGGGCGGAAGCTCAGTGCTTGGCGGGATTGGTGACCGGCGGAAGGGGAGCCAGGCTGCTGCCTCTGGGGGCGCACAGGCCGATGGGGGAAGCAGGTCTTTGTTTTCGTTGCAACCAGGGTTCAATTCGCAGGCGGAGGAGGCGATGCAGCAGTCGGCTGAGTGGCTTGAGCATGGGGGGGATGGACTGATCGGGTTGTCTGGATTGGGTTTGGGAAGACAGAAAAGCTTCGCTGATATTCTGCAG GAAGACCTTGGCCGCTCTAGTCCTGCTCCAGGTCATATTTCTCGTCCAGCAAGTCGCAATGCTTTTGGTGATGGTGATGAAGCCAAATTTGTGCATTTTCATCATGAAATCACGTCTTTGGAAAATCTGCAGCCTAGTACGACCATGCAAGGAACAGGTGGAGCACCACACCTTGGTTCATCAGCTTTTCCTTCTACTTTAGGTGCATCAATTCCACGAAGTGCGACTCCAGACCCCCAGCATGTTTCAAACTCTATCAATGCCAGCCTTTCAGCTGTGGGGGGCCGGCTTGCTTCTTCTGATAAGATGACTGTTGGTGGCCCAAGTTCACTAAGTCACGTTCCTCCAAATGTGACAGACTCTGACCTTGCAAACACTTTGTCAGGCATGAGCCTATCCAGAAATGATCTGGTTGATGAGGATCATCTATTGCAATCACAACTTCATCAGGAAATTGAAGGCCATTCAGATATCCTGTTTGAATTGCAGAGTAGCCATAGTAATGGCAAGCACCATCCATACTTGAAAAGTACAGAATCTCTGAATCTCTCAGTTGCATCTAAACCTATAAAAGCTTCATATGCTGACTTGGCAAAAAACAATGGAGCTGCAGGAGACCTAAACAATTCTTCAATTACTTCTGATGGGCAAGTTGACATGCCCAAACGGTCTGCTTCTTCTGGTAATTCATACAGGAAAATGCCAATTGCTGATTCCATTGCTAATACCATGGGGTCTCCTCATTATGATACCATGGATCGGTCAAATGATGGATTTGGAGGCTATGGTTTGGGTGCATATGCTGTTGATCCATTATTGTCGTCGATGATGACTAGTCAGCTTGCTGGTGGCAATTTGCCTCCTTTATATGATAGTACATCATCCATATTCGCCCCTGGAATGGATTCACAGGCATTAGGTGGTGGAATTTCCGCAGGTACAACTTTGAACAGGATTCCAAGTATGCAAAATCCCAATAGACTTGGAAGCCATGCTGCAGCTGGTCTTCAGTTGCCTGTGGTAGATCCTTTGTATATGCAAAGTTTGCATAGGAACTCAGAATATGCTGCACAGGTTCCTGCCAATTTTAATGATAGAAATTTTATGGGGAATTCTTATGTGGACTTATTACAAAAAGCCTATATTGGGGCATTGCTGGCACAAAAATCACAGTATAATATGCCATTTTTAGGGAAGCCTGGTGGACTAAATAACGGATTTTGTGGCAATCCTTCCTATGGAGTTGGTATGCCATATCCAGGGAGCATGTTAGCTAATTCTGTTATTCCTGGTTCTCCTGGTGGACCAGGAAGCCCCCTCAGACAGAACGAAAGGAATTTGCATTTTCCTTCTGGTATGAGGAGCTTGGGTGGTGGAGGTGTCATGGGTTCATGGCGCCCAGATAGTGGAGGTAATATGGAGGAAAGTTTTGCATCTTCCTTGTTGGAGGAATTTAAAAGCAACAAGACAAGATGTTTTGAGCTGTCAGAAATTGCTGGCCATGTTGTTGAGTTCAG TGCTGATCAGTACGGGAGTAGGTTCATTCAACAGAAATTGGAAGCTGCCACTATTGAGGAGAAAAACATGGTCTTCCAAGAAATAATCCCTCAAGCCCTTTCTTTAATGACAGATGTGTTTGGAAATTATGTGATCCAGAAG TTTTTTGAGCATGGGACTGCAGCCCAGAGAAGGGAACTAGCTGACCAACTTACTGGTCATGTTTTGACCCTAAGCCTTCAGATGTATGGCTGCAGAGTAATTCAGAAG GCAATTGAAGTGGTGGACTTGGACCAACAGACTAAAATGGTTTCGGAACTTGATGGCCATGTCATGCGATGTGTTCGGGATCAAAATGGCAACCATGTCATCCAAAAGTGCATTGAGTGCATCCCTCAAGATGCAATTCAGtttattatttcttcattttatgaTCAAGTAGTAACATTGTCAACACATCCATATGGTTGCCGTGTCATCCAG AGAGTTTTAGAGCACTGTGATGATCCCAAAACTCAGCGTATCATGATGGATGAGATTATGCAATCTGTGTGCATGCTAGCACAGGATCAATATGGGAATTATGTTGTTCAG CATGTTCTAGAGCATGGGAAACTACATGAACGATCAGCTATAATAAAACAGTTAGCTGGACAAATTGTTCAAATGAGCCAACAGAAGTTTGCTTCTAATGTGGTTGAGAAATGTCTCACATTTGGTGGGCCAGAAGAGCGTCAGATTTTGGTCAATGAGATGCTTGGTTCAACTGATGAAAATGAGCCGTTGCAG GCAATGATGAAGGATCAATTTGCAAATTATGTTGTACAGAAAGTATTAGAAACCTGTGATGACCAGCAGCGTGAGCTTATCCTCTCACGAATTAAGGTTCATTTAAATGCTCTGAAGAAGTACACGTATGGAAAGCATATTGTAGCACGTGTAGAGAAACTTGTAACTGCCGGAG AGAGGCGCATTGGAGTGCAGGCTTCTAATTCATCTTAG
- the LOC116254364 gene encoding glycerol-3-phosphate acyltransferase 5-like, producing the protein MVPRTSADDDNLESEPVVAELEGVLLRDADTFPYFMLMAFEASGLLRFTLLLLSWPFSRALSALGFPGAALRLVAFVALAGLRRSEVELVSRAVLPKFFMDDLDVEAWRAFAGGGRRLVVVTRCPAVMVEWFAREHLRAYAVVGAEIVVNSFGRATGLVHPAVAGDIEDRVKCADVWLGGTPSDQLLVSPCKGQNCAHLARAHSDQPFQPPPVVFHDGRLVPRPTPSTALLILLWFPLGVLLALVRIVVGISLPMSLIPYAIPILGGKLTVRGNLPPPVSDNAGGNGVLFVCTHRTLLDPLALAIVLQRRLTAVTYSLSRLSELLSPIPTVRLTRDRRVDANRIRHELEKGDLVVCPEGTTCREPYLLRFSALFAELTDRIVPVGINYRVGFFHATTARGYKAMDPIFFMMNPRPAYEVAFLDQLPAKLTCAGGKSPYEVANYTQSILGSAMGYKCTMLTRREKYQVLAGNDGSVSYSSYWEHILKIVRQKSWLWAQIHWCGTFSFPSGIKDWKNEIVVAD; encoded by the exons ATGGTGCCCAGAACCTCAGCCGACGATGACAACTTAGAGTCGGAACCAGTGGTGGCGGAGCTGGAGGGTGTCCTCCTCAGGGACGCCGACACCTTCCCTTACTTCATGCTCATGGCCTTCGAAGCCTCAGGCCTCCTCCGCTtcaccctcctcctcctctcctgGCCGTTCTCCCGCGCACTCTCCGCCCTCGGCTTCCCCGGCGCCGCTCTCCGCCTGGTCGCCTTCGTGGCGCTGGCGGGGCTCCGCCGCTCCGAGGTCGAGCTCGTCTCCAGGGCCGTCCTGCCGAAGTTCTTCATGGACGACCTCGACGTGGAGGCGTGGCGGGCGTTCGCGGGAGGAGGCCGGAGGTTGGTGGTGGTGACGCGGTGTCCGGCGGTCATGGTGGAGTGGTTCGCGAGGGAGCACCTCCGGGCGTACGCCGTGGTGGGGGCGGAAATCGTGGTGAACAGCTTCGGCCGTGCCACCGGCCTCGTGCATCCCGCCGTCGCCGGCGACATCGAAGATCGAGTCAAGTGCGCCGACGTCTGGCTCGGCGGTACGCCGTCCGACCAGCTACTGGTCTCCCCATGCAAG GGACAGAATTGTGCACACTTGGCTCGAGCTCACTCGGACCAGCCTTTCCAGCCACCACCTGTTGTGTTCCATGATGGCCGGCTTGTGCCCCGGCCGACGCCGTCTACCGCTCTTCTCATCCTCCTCTGGTTCCCCCTCGGCGTGTTGCTCGCCCTGGTACGCATTGTGGTCGGGATCAGCCTACCAATGTCCCTAATCCCCTATGCCATACCCATCCTCGGCGGCAAGCTTACGGTCCGGGGCAACCTGCCACCACCGGTGAGCGACAATGCCGGTGGCAACGGTGTACTCTTTGTGTGCACCCACCGGACCCTGTTGGACCCACTTGCACTGGCCATAGTCCTGCAACGCAGGCTAACTGCAGTCACGTACTCTCTATCCCGTCTATCTGAGCTCCTTTCGCCCATACCAACCGTTCGATTAACCCGAGATCGTCGAGTAGACGCGAACCGAATCCGTCATGAGCTCGAGAAAGGAGACCTTGTTGTGTGTCCGGAAGGTACCACATGCCGGGAACCATACCTACTAAGGTTCAGCGCACTCTTTGCTGAGCTCACCGACCGGATCGTCCCGGTCGGCATTAACTACCGGGTCGGTTTCTTCCACGCTACCACGGCTCGGGGGTACAAGGCGATGGATCCGATATTCTTTATGATGAACCCGAGGCCGGCCTACGAGGTGGCCTTTCTTGATCAGTTGCCGGCCAAGCTCACTTGCGCCGGGGGAAAGAGCCCTTACGAAGTTGCAAACTACACCCAGAGCATACTGGGTTCGGCCATGGGGTACAAGTGCACCATGTTGACGCGCCGGGAAAAATATCAAGTTCTCGCCGGAAATGATGGATCGGTGTCATATAGTTCATATTGGGAACATATTCTTAAGATAGTCCGGCAAAAGTCCTGGTTATGGGCGCAAATCCATTGGTGTggaacattttcttttccaagcggCATAAAGGattggaaaaatgaaatagtTGTTGCGGATTAA
- the LOC116254528 gene encoding probable E3 ubiquitin-protein ligase RHC2A, translating to MSSPNPSYWCYRCNRFVRVENRENVICPDCDGGFVEEVDSPGRRRRLPPAAMYMLGGRPGSGTSSASGSPGRSSPGNPDRGSGFRRRNRSGRERSPFNPVIVLRGPAEAAEGATVPAAERGSFELYYDDGAGSGLRPLPASMSDFLMGSGFDRLLDQLAQIEANGVGRCEHPPASKSAVESMPTIKIVASHITTDSHCAVCKDPFELDSEAREMPCKHIYHADCILPWLSLRNSCPVCRHELPTDAQTPVRSALGTSDAPEEEDTVGLTIWRLPGGGFAVGRFSGSRRAGEHELPMVYTEMDGDFNSGAAPRRIPWVTARRSRTRPNTGIGRAIRNFFSFFGRLRSSPSSSSSRSPSSESGSSSRRDRNRSQNSVFSRPSRQRGAWAFEYGNGASRW from the coding sequence ATGTCTTCCCCGAACCCCTCGTACTGGTGCTACCGATGCAACCGATTTGTTAGGGTGGAGAACAGGGAGAACGTTATCTGCCCGGACTGTGATGGAGGGTTCGTTGAGGAAGTCGACAGTCCTGGCCGGAGGCGCCGATTGCCTCCCGCCGCGATGTACATGCTCGGCGGTCGCCCAGGCAGCGGTACCAGTAGTGCATCTGGGTCGCCTGGACGATCGTCCCCGGGGAATCCGGATCGGGGTTCGGGCTTTAGGAGGAGGAACAGAAGCGGCAGGGAGAGGTCGCCTTTTAATCCAGTGATCGTCCTCCGCGGCCCAGCTGAAGCCGCAGAGGGCGCCACGGTCCCCGCAGCAGAGAGGGGCAGTTTCGAGCTTTATTACGACGACGGCGCGGGATCCGGGCTGCGCCCTCTCCCTGCAAGCATGTCGGATTTTCTGATGGGTTCGGGGTTCGATCGCCTTCTGGACCAGCTTGCTCAGATTGAGGCGAACGGCGTCGGCCGGTGCGAGCACCCGCCTGCTTCCAAGAGCGCGGTGGAGTCGATGCCCACGATCAAGATCGTTGCTAGCCACATCACTACAGATTCTCACTGTGCTGTCTGCAAGGATccgtttgagctcgactcagaGGCTCGGGAGATGCCATGCAAGCATATCTACCACGCAGATTGCATCCTCCCATGGCTCTCCCTGCGCAATTCTTGTCCTGTTTGCCGTCACGAGCTGCCGACGGATGCTCAGACGCCCGTAAGGAGCGCCCTTGGGACCAGCGATGCCCCGGAGGAGGAGGACACGGTGGGATTGACGATTTGGAGGCTCCCAGGTGGTGGATTCGCTGTGGGTAGGTTTTCTGGCAGCCGGCGTGCTGGGGAGCATGAGCTTCCGATGGTATACACGGAAATGGATGGGGATTTTAATTCAGGTGCCGCCCCAAGGCGGATACCGTGGGTTACTGCACGAAGGAGCAGGACGAGGCCGAACACTGGGATTGGACGTGCCATCAGAaacttcttctccttcttcggCAGGCTCCgatcttccccttcttcttcttcgtcgcGATCACCAAGTTCGGAATCTGGTAGTTCAAGCCGGAGGGACCGCAATCGGTCGCAGAATTCGGTATTCTCGAGGCCCTCAAGGCAGCGAGGGGCATGGGCGTTCGAATATGGCAATGGCGCTTCAAGGTGGTAG